In Papaver somniferum cultivar HN1 chromosome 1, ASM357369v1, whole genome shotgun sequence, a genomic segment contains:
- the LOC113283963 gene encoding tropinone reductase homolog At5g06060-like: MTSSSSTVQSQQRWSLKGMTALVTGGTRGIGHAIVEELAELGATVHTTARNEDGIKNCLKDWQEKGYKVTASVCDVSVPAERKKLIETVSGVFDAELNILVNNVGTGVFKESVDYTDEDHARTFATTFDSGYGLSILAHPLLKASGSGSIVFISSVAGVVAIPLLSNYSAFKGAINQVTKSFACEWAKDKIRVNCVAPWVIRTPKLQTMLEDKEHVESLISRTPIRRLGEPEDVSSLVAFLCLPAASYITGQVICVDGGFSVNGFHPLHD; this comes from the exons ATGACAAGCAGCAGTAGCACAGTACAATCACAGCAGAGATGGTCTCTCAAGGGAATGACTGCTCTTGTCACTGGAGGTACCAGAGGGATTGGACATGCCATAGTAGAGGAGTTAGCTGAACTAGGAGCAACAGTTCACACTACGGCTAGGAACGAAGACGGTATCAAAAACTGCTTGAAAGATTGGCAGGAAAAAGGTTATAAAGTTACCGCTTCAGTCTGTGATGTTTCAGTTCCGGCTGAAAGAAAGAAACTAATAGAAACTGTATCCGGTGTATTTGATGCCGAACTCAACATCCTT GTGAACAATGTCGGGACAGGTGTGTTCAAGGAAAGCGTGGATTACACCGACGAGGATCATGCTAGAACCTTCGCAACTACCTTTGATTCTGGTTATGGTCTATCCATACTTGCACACCCTTTGTTAAAAGCATCTGGTTCGGGGAGCATAGTTTTCATTTCCTCTGTTGCTGGAGTCGTCGCAATACCGTTGCTTTCAAATTATTCAGCTTTTAAAG GAGCAATCAATCAAGTAACCAAGAGTTTTGCCTGCGAATGGGCCAAAGACAAGATTCGAGTCAACTGTGTTGCACCATGGGTTATCAGAACCCCTAAGCTCCAAACG ATGCTAGAAGACAAGGAGCACGTAGAAAGCTTAATCTCACGAACCCCAATCCGTCGCCTAGGTGAACCAGAGGATGTCTCATCTCTGGTTGCTTTCCTATGCCTCCCAGCTGCTTCTTACATAACTGGCCAAGTTATTtgcgtagatggtggattttcagtcAATGGTTTCCATCCACTACATGACTAG
- the LOC113283973 gene encoding tropinone reductase homolog At5g06060-like: protein MAESSNLSLRWSLKGMTALVTGGTKGIGHAIVEELAWLGAAVHICARTKDDISKCLKDWEAKGYQITGSVCDVSVQAGREELMKTVSTVFSGKLNIFVNSAAAYIFKDTLDYTPEDHIKVMTTTFEAAYHFSTLAHPLLKASGSGNIVFISSVAAVVAIPLVSNYSACKGAINQITKNFACEWAKDKIRVNSVAPWVIRTPPLEPRLQDKAYVDTIIARTPIRRIGEPSDVSSLVAFLCLPAASYITGQIISVDGGFSVNGFYPLHD from the exons ATGGCAGAGAGTAGTAATCTGAGTCTAAGATGGTCTCTCAAAGGAATGACTGCTCTAGTCACCGGTGGAACAAAAGGAATTGG GCATGCTATTGTAGAGGAATTGGCCTGGCTAGGTGCAGCGGTTCATATTTGTGCCCGGACCAAAGACGATATCAGTAAGTGCTTGAAAGACTGGGAGGCAAAAGGTTATCAAATCACTGGTTCAGTCTGTGATGTTTCGGTTCAAGCTGGACGCGAGGAATTGATGAAAACAGTTTCTACTGTTTTTTCTGGAAAGCTCAACATCTTT GTAAACAGTGCTGCTGCATACATATTTAAAGATACCTTGGACTACACTCCTGAGGATCACATAAAAGTCATGACTACAACCTTTGAAGCTGCTTATCATTTCTCAACACTTGCCCACCCTCTCCTGAAAGCATCAGGTTCAGGAAACATTGTTTTCATTTCTTCTGTTGCTGCAGTCGTTGCTATACCTCTGGTGTCCAATTATTCAGCTTGTAAAG GAGCAATAAATCAAATTACCAAGAACTTTGCTTGTGAATGGGCCAAAGACAAGATTCGTGTCAATTCCGTCGCACCATGGGTTATCAGAACTCCACCTCTCGAACCG AGGCTGCAAGACAAGGCGTATGTAGACACCATCATTGCACGAACTCCGATCCGTCGCATAGGAGAACCAAGTGATGTTTCATCTCTGGTTGCATTTTTATGCCTCCCAGCTGCTTCTTATATCACTGGCCAGATTATCTCTGTAGATGGCGGATTTTCAGTCAACGGTTTCTATCCATTGCATGACTAA
- the LOC113283980 gene encoding tropinone reductase homolog At5g06060-like encodes MADSNLSLRWSLKGMTALVTGATKGIGYAIVEELAGLGATIHICARTKDDIDKCLKDWEAKGYQVTGSVCDVSVPAEREELMKTVSTVFGGKLNILVNNAGLYIFKNTLEFTAEDHTKVMTTTLDSAYHFSTLAQPLLKASGSGNIVFISSVAGVVALPMVCSYSACKGAINQITKNFACEWAKDKIRVNSVAPWLIKTPPIEQLMQDKEQLDSVISRTPIRRLGEPEDVSSLVAFLCLPAASYITGQVICVDGGFSVNGFHPLHD; translated from the exons ATGGCCGACAGTAATCTGAGTCTAAGATGGTCTCTCAAAGGAATGACTGCTCTAGTCACTGGTGCAACCAAAGGAATTGG GTATGCTATTGTTGAGGAATTAGCCGGGCTAggtgcaacgattcatatttgcGCCCGTACCAAAGACGACATTGATAAGTGCTTGAAAGACTGGGAGGCAAAAGGTTATCAAGTTACTGGTTCAGTATGTGATGTTTCTGTTCCGGCAGAACGCGAGGAACTGATGAAAACAGTTTCTACTGTTTTCGGTGGAAAGCTCAACATCCTT GTAAACAATGCTGGTTTATACATATTTAAAAATACCTTGGAATTCACTGCTGAGGATCACACAAAAGTCATGACAACAACCTTGGATTCTGCTTACCATTTCTCAACACTTGCACAACCTCTCTTGAAAGCATCCGGTTCAGGAAACATTGTTTTCATTTCCTCTGTTGCTGGTGTCGTTGCTTTACCAATGGTATGCAGTTATTCAGCTTGTAAAG GAGCAATAAATCAAATTACCAAGAATTTCGCCTGTGAATGGGCCAAAGACAAGATTCGTGTCAATTCCGTGGCACCATGGCTTATCAAAACTCCACCTATCGAACAG CTAATGCAAGACAAGGAGCAGCTAGATAGCGTCATCTCACGAACCCCAATCCGTCGCCTAGGAGAACCAGAGGATGTCTCATCTCTGGTTGCTTTCCTATGCCTCCCAGCTGCTTCTTACATCACTGGCCAAGTTATTTGTGTGGATGGCGGATTTTCAGTCAACGGTTTCCATCCATTACATGACTAG